A window of Candidatus Zixiibacteriota bacterium genomic DNA:
ATAGCCGGTAAAAAGCACGCCGATCAGCACGAACCAGATCGTTTGCAGGTCGAGACCAAACATCAGGCGCGCCTCCGAATCGTCAGATCATCCTCGAGCGGACCGTGTTGAATCTTCTCGTTGAGCAGGTAGATGAACAAAACGAAGAGCAATAGATAGATCAGCCCGAACATGATCAGGGAAGTGATCACTTCGCCGGGTGTCACCGTCTTGGAAAGGGCATCCTCGGTGCGCAGCAGGTTGTAAACAATGTACGGCTGCCGCCCGACCTCGGCGGAAATCCAGCCCAGTTGATTCGCCGCCTGTGGACCCAGCACTGAGAATACAAATACCCAGAGCAACCACCGCAAGTCAAACAACCGTTTGCGCCACCAGAGCAGTAGTCCGCCCCACGACAGTGCAATTAGCCCGAAGCCGATGGCGACCATCGCATGATAAGTCTGAAATACGACATTCACCGGCGGTCGATCCTCCGGCGCAAACGACCGTAGCCCGGTGACCGGCGCGCTCGCATCGCCGTAGATCATCCAACTCAGCAATCCCGGAATGGCGACCCCGAACTTGACACGCTCCTCGCGCTCGCTCACCCAACCGAACAGGTACAGCGGTGCCGGTGCGCTCTCCTCATAATGCCCCTCAAAAGCTGCCAACTTTGCCGGTTGATTCTTGGCGACGCCGACGGCGCTCTCGTGTCCCGAGACCAACTGCAGAATCGAAGCGGCCGCCGCGACCACGAGGGCGATCTTCAGCGACACCTTCGCGAATTCGGCGTGCCGTTTGCGCAACAGGTAGAAGGCCGCCACGCTCAGGACAAAGAACGCGCCCGCCTGCCAGGCGCCCATGTAGACGTGCCAGACGCGATCGACGCTCGACGGGTTGAACACCATCGCCCAGAAATCGACGATCTCCGCGCGTGCATTCAGCCC
This region includes:
- a CDS encoding cytochrome ubiquinol oxidase subunit I; the protein is MDLLTLSRLQFAFTIGFHYLFPPLSIGLGLILVIMEGMYLKTKNPLYQQMTRYWVRIFGLIFALGVATGIVMEFQFGTNWSTYSRYVGDVFGSALAAEGIFAFFLESGFLAILLFGWNRVSPLVHFLSTIMVCLGAHFSAIWIVVANSWQQTPAGHHIVGEGLNARAEIVDFWAMVFNPSSVDRVWHVYMGAWQAGAFFVLSVAAFYLLRKRHAEFAKVSLKIALVVAAAASILQLVSGHESAVGVAKNQPAKLAAFEGHYEESAPAPLYLFGWVSEREERVKFGVAIPGLLSWMIYGDASAPVTGLRSFAPEDRPPVNVVFQTYHAMVAIGFGLIALSWGGLLLWWRKRLFDLRWLLWVFVFSVLGPQAANQLGWISAEVGRQPYIVYNLLRTEDALSKTVTPGEVITSLIMFGLIYLLLFVLFIYLLNEKIQHGPLEDDLTIRRRA